In bacterium, one DNA window encodes the following:
- a CDS encoding N-acetylneuraminate synthase family protein — protein MKRIDICGRSIGDGFPPLVIAEIGINHEGDVKRAIRMIDDAAAVGCECVKFQTHIVEDEMIPNTVTPANANETIWEIMKRCALSEADERMLKNYTESKGMIFLSTPFSRAAALRLHSLNVGAFKIGSGECNNYPLVDVIAGLGRPIILSTGMNDIPSIEKAVAILRQHKVPYSLMHCTSVYPTPYEEVRLGALAELGSGFPDAVIGFSDHSMGIYPSLAAIALGAHVVEKHFTSTKDWPGPDIPMSILPDELAQLIDGSRVIFRCNGGRKGVLDAEAATIEFAYACVVAIADIAPGDFLTRANIWVKRPGTGEIKAEHYSDVLGRRAVRRIDKNEQIRWGDTLE, from the coding sequence ATGAAGAGGATTGATATCTGTGGTCGCTCCATAGGAGACGGCTTTCCTCCGCTAGTCATCGCTGAGATAGGCATCAACCATGAGGGTGACGTCAAGAGAGCAATTAGGATGATCGATGATGCCGCGGCTGTGGGTTGCGAATGTGTCAAGTTTCAGACGCACATTGTTGAGGACGAGATGATCCCCAATACGGTCACCCCAGCCAACGCGAATGAGACTATCTGGGAGATCATGAAGAGATGTGCGCTTAGCGAAGCAGATGAACGGATGCTCAAGAACTACACAGAGTCCAAAGGCATGATCTTCCTCAGTACTCCTTTTTCTCGTGCGGCGGCCCTCCGCCTCCACTCTCTGAATGTTGGCGCCTTCAAGATCGGATCTGGGGAGTGTAATAACTATCCTCTTGTAGATGTCATCGCTGGCCTTGGAAGACCAATAATCCTGAGCACGGGCATGAATGACATCCCCAGCATTGAGAAAGCCGTTGCCATACTCCGACAGCACAAAGTGCCATATTCCCTTATGCACTGTACCAGCGTTTATCCAACACCCTACGAAGAGGTGCGCTTGGGCGCTCTGGCGGAATTGGGTAGCGGATTCCCTGACGCAGTGATTGGCTTCTCTGACCATTCGATGGGTATTTATCCTTCACTGGCAGCCATTGCGTTGGGCGCGCATGTAGTTGAGAAGCATTTCACCTCAACTAAAGACTGGCCAGGCCCAGATATACCTATGTCGATTCTTCCTGATGAGCTGGCCCAGCTCATTGATGGAAGCAGGGTCATCTTCCGATGCAATGGCGGTAGGAAAGGCGTTCTTGATGCTGAAGCCGCGACCATTGAGTTCGCTTATGCCTGCGTTGTAGCGATAGCGGACATTGCTCCTGGGGACTTCCTGACTAGAGCCAATATCTGGGTGAAGAGGCCCGGCACAGGCGAAATCAAAGCAGAACATTATAGTGATGTCCTGGGGCGACGGGCGGTGAGAAGAATAGACAAAAACGAACAGATTAGGTGGGGGGACACTCTTGAATAG